The Cicer arietinum cultivar CDC Frontier isolate Library 1 chromosome 1, Cicar.CDCFrontier_v2.0, whole genome shotgun sequence genome contains the following window.
aaaaataataaaaaacgtaaataataaattaaattaaattaaaaaaccacGGCAGTATTTagcttatatatataaaaaataaaaaataaaacaattaattttatgaagtAAGTTCAAAAAATGTGGCAATTGTGAGGTagataattttatgaattaactcATTACCATCTTTACAAACTTCTATCAACAATATCTTTCCAAGCTGTAAATAAAACTCTAAAATTATATAcagttaattattatatttttataaatactttaatataccAACGGAGTTGGATTCAGAACACCTTAAAATCAACATTATTGGTAATTAAATCAACATTTCATATGACCCACACAATATGTTAACAGCTGTTGACATGCCATTTACCTTGCAAAGTAGCAAGAAGTAATCAAATGATGTTGTTTTACATAGAGATTACAATCAACGAGCcgctcaaaataaaataaattttgtcatGTCATGGTTAAATGATACAAGACATCCCAAACACCATTGAGGCTATAGCCAAGCCTCTACAAGCTCAATTCTCTAAAAATTAACACAATTACATTTACTAAAGGCTAAAACACCACCTTCTATCCCTGCAAAAGCAGTACAAATAATAGTTATTATTTGGTTATGGACTATGAGCTGTTTGTGCCACTGGCTAGCAGACCTTTCTTTCTTAGCCATAGCTCAAACGAGAATCAGAGGACTTTGTGGATGTCTGACGCCGAGGAATACCAATCTCACAAGAATTTACTCTCGCAGCAAAACGAAGAGAGCAAAGTGACTCTCCAGTCGAAGATGGGTCAGGCGAAATATTTACAAACATTAAAGTCTTAGAATCTCCGCCAAGACATGGCTGCCAAAAAGGATAAAACGCAGagttaaaaatataatcataacCAAAAGCAAAAATAAAACATGACCAGAAACCAACTACAAGTTTGGTTTGTGTAAGTGAAGATAGTTAAGTAAACCAGAAAGTTAAGCAGAATACGATTATACTCAGACACAATCTCATTCATTCCTTAAAATTGCAATCATATTGTTCTTTTATAATTTCTTATTTACCTTAATATAtggaaattgttttttttaccaaaattcagGAAAATGCccttttatattagtttttatcGTTCGTAAAAAATTGAAGTGGCGAATTATATGTGACTGAGGTACATTTGTGAACTAATAAATGAACAaagatttgaaatattttactgGGTTCAACATTTAGGAGCTGAATATAGCTTCCTCAGTTGAGGTCTAAGACATGATGATATATGACttgatatttcaaattttgaacGAATTGCCATTTaacaataattttgttttgcttctttactgaaataatattaaaatttataagttataattaatgaaaataaagcTAAAGGTAACAACAAGGAATGCATGTAATCAAGTTTTACATACCTGGAGAAGGGTAGTCAGTTTAGAATTTCTAAAGGGGACATGATCCTCTTTCTTTGCTAAAGCAAAAATGACATCACTCAAACAGGAAAGACTTTTGTTTATAGCCTGACAGACATATACAGCAAACATTTAATACTAGAGGATTAATGAAACTAAAGTTATCAACATAGAACTCAAGTCATAAGAATGAAAATCAAAGACACCTTAGCTTCATTCAAACGGTCCCCAGTGGCTCCACTCTTCGACAGCCTTTCACTTCCAGCGAGATCAATCAGGTTTAACACACCTTGAACCTGTTGTTCAGTGTTCTACAGACCAGATAAAAGTAAATCAGGAGACAGTAGATAAAGAACAgcaaatatatcaatatataaaaaatcagtACCTCATTAATGCCAAATATTCGCAATGTAAAAACGAAGTGACTTCGTGATGACTGTTCATTCATCTGTGTTTTTCCTACTGACCTGGAAAAGTGTAAGGGTCATTTAAAAATCAAAGGCCACTATAACCTACCCCAAAAACAGAATTGCATTGTATCTAGTACATTAAAGAATTAAACTTTGAAACTgtgtcaaaaacaaaaattgattttgaagtaGCTTTACAGTATCAAGAAACCTGGCAAATGCATTCTTGCATAacttcacaacaaaacaaaatcacTAGATTAAAATTTGTAGATTTCACTCATAATTTCACCTGCTTTGTGCAGCCTTTTGTAGGAGGGTGGAAATCTCATCTGCACCGCAAACATCCACAATAGTCAGGTCTGGAACATGTGTGTTTTTTCCATTGGCATCATGTATAATAGTGTACTTCTTTCCAGGATTTTCTGTTGGTGATAACAAATCCCTAATGGTCTCGTTGTAGATTTCAAGTACTGATGCCTACAAATATTTTACACAAATTGTTAAGCTTCCACTGATATTTGTATCTAATGCAAATGAAAATCATGAGAAAGTAGTGCACAATAGTATATTCACCTGCATTGTGTACTTCCACCCTTGATCTTTCAGGGACTGGCTAACCAGGAATATTTGTTCAAGTGAACGGGGTATCAAGCCTTTCAGACCAGGGGGACCAGGCCTGCCAACCATCGTATACGTTTTTCCAGAACCTGTTTGCCCATAAGCAAAAATACAAACCTGCCACGATAAACCATGAAACCTTTGTCAGCCAGCCAGGGAAGAGTTTATCTAGTAATAGCCAAAACAAcacaagtaaaaatataaaacaaaaaggCCCCAGTAAGATTTGCCCATAATAGCATACCCAGACATAGCTACACAAAAGTCCCTGTGATCAAAATACTGTGCCAGATTTTGTACTGAATGGAAACATATTATAGAGAACATATACAAGCTCAACTTCAGTTTTAAGTAGTTTTTACTTTATTAATATACGAAATGAAATAATGACATTTACCAGAGTCGACAGCCTGAGAAACTGAGATAAAGAGACCAGCAAGCAACAGACAGAAGATATAGcaaccaaaaaattaaaaaatttattcctATAATGAAGTCCAAAATCAACAATACAAAACATTGCACTTCAAAAAAAATCCACGAAAAAACCGTAAATAGCCAAAATGGCTACACAACTCTGAATTTGCTACAAGTCAAGGTGCATCAAAGAAATTTGTACTATGTGAATAAGTCTCCAAAGCCAAGAGTCGCTGTTCTTCAATCTTGCAAGTTGAAACGTTATATATAGTTTCCATTCTTTGTTTtgcttattttttatatatgtattaagTTCAGTATTAATAGTTAATCAAAAGAAGGGATAGTAGAAATCACCTTGTACCCATCAAGTGCGCTTTGTACAAGCTGTGAAATCTCAGTGAAAACATCCTCCTGAGAAGCCTCCTGATTAAATACTTTGTCAAATGTAAAAGAATACTTCTGCCCTGCATATTTTCAAGtgatgaaattattttaattgaataggCACATATATTACATGAAACATATTAGACAAGTGGCCAACGAGGAGAGAGGAAAGAAGCCTGTGTACATACCGCTCTGTGCCAATTCAATGCCCCGGCCAAGAGCTTCTGTTGNNNNNNNNNNNNNNNNNNNNNNNNNNNNNNNNNNNNNNNNNNNNNNNNNNNNNNNNNNNNNNNNNNNNNNNNNNNNNNNNNNNNNNNNNNNNNNNNNNNNNNNNNNNNNNNNNNNNNNNNNNNNNNNNNNNNNNNNNNNNNNNNNNNNNNNNNNNNNNNNNNNNNNNNNNNNNNNNNNNNNNNNNNNNNNNNNNNNNNNNNNNNNNNNNNNNNNNNNNNNNNNNNNNNNNNNNNNNNNNNNNNNNNNNNNNNNNNNNNNNNNNNNNNNNNNNNNNNNNNNNNNNNNNNNNNNNNNNNNNNNNNNNNNNNNNNNNNNNNNNNNNNATAGATCAACTACCATGTCTGCTGCAGGACCATCATCGGGTAGCAAAGGTCGGACACGGCAGAACACACGGATATTTCCTTTTAACTCCTATTTACAGAAATGATTATCTACTATTGAACTACTAATACCAAACAATTGATGAGaggaataataatattaaattttcagCAAAAACCATTTACCAGAATAGTGTTGTGCAGTTTTTTACGTAATGTCTCTCCTTCAATTACTTGGAATTCTTTTTCTGCCAGCCTCTCTCGTAGTtgatctataatttttttctgaTCTTCAAACACTGTTCTTGTTTCTGAAACAGACATATCGGCCAtctaaaaagaagaaaataaataagttagTTTTGGTTGCAGTAATCACATTCGTGGTAACTACTACAAGCAAAAATCAACTAATCATCTAATACCATTAAAATTAATCGTTTTCCCCTGTTAAAATGATTTGGagttatcttattttttaatagctGGATATGATATCATTCAAGAGAGACAGGCACAGATTTGAAAATGCAAAGGACCTACTACAATTGGTTATAAGGTTCCAATAggaaaaatggaaaaaatatctctccaaaatcatattttatttttcaagcaACAAGGCGATTGAAATCCCCCCTAATTTTAGTGATGTGAAGTAAATTTTccaaatgaaattaattattataggtaaaagaaacacacacacacatgcCGGGGCATCAGTACAGCTTTCTACCTTTAACTTCTGCTTTTCAGCATTCAATTGTTGCTGCAACATATCTATTTGCTGCCTTTGGGAAGTACATATCTCCTACAAGTAATGtcaaaaatataatgaacacAGGAGTGCATAATAATTAATCACTAAAATGGACATGGTGGAGAAATAAATTCAACAAACCAGAAAGAAATTCAACAAACCTCGAGAGCATTTGTTTTAGTCGTCAATGTATCCAATTGTTCACTTGATTTTCCTGTAAATTctttgtattttgttacttcTCCGGTTAAAGCTTGTACTTGTCCCAGTTGGCGATCACGGTCGTCTCTAATTTGTTTTAACTCATCTCGGAGGCATTTGAGTTCATTGGCTAACATTTCTTTTGCCTTTGTAGCCTCATCTTGTGAAGCCTGAGAACAAAAAAAGCAAGGGATCCAACAACACAAGAAATATGGTTAGGATGCGTCAAGCGACAATACAAATTTAACTTAACATAGGCAAAATGCACAAGGTTTTCAAGTccataaaattttcatttcacTTCTCATCAATCAAGTCCATAGTATTATCCAATCTActcattttcaatttcatttccaAGGAATCATTTCATGGGAACTTCGCCTAGTTTAAAACACGTTCAGTATCACCaggaaaatttaaaaactaaaaccaTCTATTGACAAGACACATCATAAATGATAAGACTCAGTGGCCTTAACCAACATTAAATAACTTACTTTAAGAGATGCCAACTGCTCTTGCAATGCCTTATTGTGGCCCCTTACATTGCTAAGGTTCTCAACAATACTTGATTTCTCTACTTCAAGTCGTTTATGAGTCTCATTAACTGTGTCAAGATTTGACTGAAGGCGACTATTGTACTGCTGCAAACTGATATTATACTCTTGCGATCGCTTGTACAGGTCCTCATTCGAAATGGCCTGCaaaaatcaacaatttcaaAAGAAGTTGGGAAAAATAATTGAGGCAAACTGTTGGTATCAAAAACCAATAAGTTGGTATCAAAAACCAATAAGCATGAACAATTAATTATCCTGTGTGACTTGTGGACTTCGATATTTGTACAAAAACTGTAATAACATAGCATTACCTTCCGCTCAGCAGCTGATTTCTCATTGCAAACTTTCTCAAGTTCAGTTGAGAGAGAAGCTTTCATCTGCTCAGCTGCATTTCtggcttctttttcttttctataaCTTTCAATTGCTTCCTAGTAGCCAAAAACACACGAAATGAGGTCATAAGGGAAGAAAGCATCATCTGGAATATCTAATCATAACATTGTGGCAAACAACCATACCAATTTATCTGATTCTTCCTTCGCAATCCTCTCTTCTAAAGAGGAAATCGTCACCCTCAAATCCGATATAGCCTCATTCAATTCTTCTATCTTAATTTTCATCTCATTCTCTGAGGATACACAAATGAAGATAATATTAAACTATTGAATAAATGTTTCAAGCTAAAAACCAAAGAGTAACAATAACCATGGAGTTTAAATGATGGCATAATGCAagatcataaaattatttagtatttccaataaaaagaaaagaacaatTTCTTACAGAGTGTCtagtaaaacaataaatgtGAACAAGAAATCCTTTCATTTGGTCATATTGAAGGCTTATCcgaaatataaaatcaataatatcaCTTGATAAACTTAAGACTTTCCTATCCATACCTAATCTACTTCTTCTATATTCCTGACTGATACTTCCAGATGTCACATAACAATACCTAAAAGATAGCTACAAAACTAGAAGAGCCCAATACTAAAATGCTTGATGCTCgcaaaacataaataaacaaatcaatCCAAAAGTAGTAAAGTAAACATGACATGCATCTAAAAAATGCTTAGCAAAGTGAAAAGAGAAGTAGAAAAAGGCTCACCAGTATCAATACATTTCTTCTCAGCAGATTCTAGATCAGTCTGaagcttttctttttcttgaatGTATCCTTCTTCAACTCTCTTAAACCATCTAACACAGTTTTTAAGTCGCTTGATAAGATCCCCCATCTGCTCCATTTTTTTCTGCCAAACAATAACCAAAAAAATCAACCTCATAAACTTTGCTAACaacaaaatcataaattaaaaaaattaagaacgAGCCAAACCTTATTATCATAGGGAGTTCCCTTTTTCATTCTCTCATTCAACAAAG
Protein-coding sequences here:
- the LOC101512562 gene encoding kinesin-like protein KIN-14C; translated protein: MASRNQNRPPRSPSNMQKKGGGVEEVPSDKRRRIGFEKTDRQGRARAPFGAVNNKTEANDVGSAEGSECSTIDFTKEEVEALLNERMKKGTPYDNKKKMEQMGDLIKRLKNCVRWFKRVEEGYIQEKEKLQTDLESAEKKCIDTENEMKIKIEELNEAISDLRVTISSLEERIAKEESDKLEAIESYRKEKEARNAAEQMKASLSTELEKVCNEKSAAERKAISNEDLYKRSQEYNISLQQYNSRLQSNLDTVNETHKRLEVEKSSIVENLSNVRGHNKALQEQLASLKASQDEATKAKEMLANELKCLRDELKQIRDDRDRQLGQVQALTGEVTKYKEFTGKSSEQLDTLTTKTNALEEICTSQRQQIDMLQQQLNAEKQKLKMADMSVSETRTVFEDQKKIIDQLRERLAEKEFQVIEGETLRKKLHNTILELKGNIRVFCRVRPLLPDDGPAADMVVXXXXXXTEALGRGIELAQSGQKYSFTFDKVFNQEASQEDVFTEISQLVQSALDGYKVCIFAYGQTGSGKTYTMVGRPGPPGLKGLIPRSLEQIFLVSQSLKDQGWKYTMQASVLEIYNETIRDLLSPTENPGKKYTIIHDANGKNTHVPDLTIVDVCGADEISTLLQKAAQSRSVGKTQMNEQSSRSHFVFTLRIFGINENTEQQVQGVLNLIDLAGSERLSKSGATGDRLNEAKAINKSLSCLSDVIFALAKKEDHVPFRNSKLTTLLQPCLGGDSKTLMFVNISPDPSSTGESLCSLRFAARVNSCEIGIPRRQTSTKSSDSRLSYG